The nucleotide window ATTGGGAGGGCATGAGCGCGTGATTTTAATGCTGCGGCGCAGCGAAATCTCGACCTCGGTCTGCGCGCGGGTCGGGCGATGCACCAAATCAAGGAAAACGAGACGAGGCGGGGAAGCGGACCGGAAAACCGGCGTGAACCTTGCTAGCGCGGGAGGGGGGTGTCCGCGACGTAGTGCGCCGCAGGGGGGACGTCCGGCAAGCCGGCGAGACGACGGGCATTCGCGGCGCTCGCGACGGATGAACGCAGGTCAGTGCATCGAGGGCGCTGTCCGGCAAGGGCCTCGGGGCCACTGGGTGAGGCGTTGGTCAACGCCGGGCGGCTTCAGTCTGGCGAAGCAAAGGGGATTGGCGGGGCTCGAGAAGGATGGAAGAGATGGAAGAGGGGCTCCGCATCGACGGCACCACCCGGCGAAAGCCATGCGGCTCCCGGGTGGGGCGTCGAGCAGCGCCGGTCAGCGACCGCTGCCGAGGACGATCTGCGAGATCACGCCGGTGGTGATCGCGACGAGCAGAAAGTCACCGCCAACGCCGACCCAGTGATAGCCGCGCGGCGGTGGGTTCAGACGGTACTGGCGATAGTCGTCGACCACGTACTGCCGGTCGCGATATTGCTGCGGCACGCGATCGCCGCGGCGCCAGTTGGGGTGTTGCCATGAATCCTGGTCCGGCCCCGGGCCCGGCTGCGCGCGCGGCGGCGGGCCGCCGCGAGGTCCATTCATGTGCCCCTTCTGAGGGCCATGCCCCGGCGGGCCTCCATGCGGACCATGGGGACCGCCGGGACGCTGCCCCGGAGGACCGCCGCGATCACCCGGACCCCCCATGGGGGGCGGGCCGCCTTGCGCGAGTGTCATTGT belongs to Pandoraea pnomenusa and includes:
- a CDS encoding RcnB family protein, encoding MKMRNTLSLCLAAGLAVSSTMTLAQGGPPPMGGPGDRGGPPGQRPGGPHGPHGGPPGHGPQKGHMNGPRGGPPPRAQPGPGPDQDSWQHPNWRRGDRVPQQYRDRQYVVDDYRQYRLNPPPRGYHWVGVGGDFLLVAITTGVISQIVLGSGR